In Amyelois transitella isolate CPQ chromosome 28, ilAmyTran1.1, whole genome shotgun sequence, the following are encoded in one genomic region:
- the LOC106134385 gene encoding uncharacterized protein LOC106134385, whose protein sequence is MSDKGFGDPVGRSVLKNPLLSTAVTGLSIEDLTHNAVLLPVVPSQDLITGRDQSTGPQNRSLGNTEPNVTNIVSADVNSNTVPSNRTVNPSTTPNLPGTKQDDSHSKIKYPPTTMSKATSKSEDDFDVNEYFARLQGTKYVSAPINSLLKEDNNANLETTDENLEEINLNEPDKIQLEVQQSLTADIAQNFSQLPTVLPQVASAVFSSFSNMLSMKREPTYEELKSSPGYQVPSQRQEINVPLMGVDEPVKDVAPPPKEPPIGGTSNYRITTKKKAYAQIPGLSSKDNTQINALPPSHTIPSYMTPNPNITDIRSQPGVGDDKFRTEDAMFDQSKHKDVDAFSPVSDTTYSLEQSVQPTQPIYYPQRVESAFESNAHQAFSNIRPNYDPLKIDSAEQKVFDIYNAPAPITQPNTAIIPPPPMFSNLPRKDNQTGIGKSILPPSVARRISANQPVIKQQTSQIPIDTGNIFVPAIDNTQENILGRTPSIDQCQQRKFEQAIHQPPSFSTGKFQSGGEIQENMSTFLSSSNQSISTILPPSSTKLASEKDREIGFQTTNVPPATASTPNVSNEASFPVNLPPPSTKLAAPPSISASNIFRITSQPTTLPPPPTNIFTPIITTEDSQSASLFTSASVTSNAFLKPETKMSYDKLESKIPPVNIFQSTPNSINNAPPTLTTQPSLAPISTNVVPVLTNKPPIEINKKAMESQFPSPPTFFSQNTTHMQSNAVFAPQQNDNPLLAPASEPPKPIPEPPKLSGNLNYRLTKKRPQYYSGPIEGVGSISNNVKPVLPTANPGNFHGALFTPTQIQDQELVVPNIEQSNLPQTYPSFDISNPMVQPFEASYSTAFDLSRQTTDSYEPPKEETKGFGIIGSLKSKLGSLDINKIQNSVTTFFDPSYNNSKQENDSDKFINKSYEHQFNPSVYGQKDNLGICIDPSPHIYPQYSDQINYQNQQYNYGENKQYYNNQEYYYQNQSQMYPSCTDFTQLHAQNTHETSVFANTGNVVETGNIYHESTETNAFGESRNIVDAQVFTETYLEDMEERHYILSANSSGQALIQSVNRGETDLHAKEHFDISPSIPDLIPKVGEIDLHSNVVTSEGDIKEDKLIREKGFTDLHRNEVPLTESQVNDDTLEQSTCIPLSLINTFSSSRSSEKKDLTAMKETIAILKSAPNKIIETDSNNSVNRQESESVKLENAFANYTFDTDSNDKDFFNSPKEQDLKKDPSIEKKSSNVSVPLFDLSSMIAGKLEDSQREYSQNDSNVFDREASVSFSENDLENKPLLEDSQEEDSISDFNICETCREVNRPEIEDEKEDLTAQLIENIIAPIQLSNPVEVPLTEINTPVDDGIIFDSDQCAEISHIIEDTIETIQGQSATKLLDNDSAEQNTRSYGWNVDESSTTPKDVLDHDYSFQMNTNAIGFFGDNSMFFENIPCNASDEIKAEFKNSQDETSSPIIPPRQLSIPTASSVPVPDDDDSKSDETGLDVHSIEQDAKNDFPLYEEFVIDPSETDDDKIEIKERERSSDDPIPDVDTFTNRIERFKKMEESSENIDEMFGVQKKIEIITSTSPAITIASYFDTGNYAAETHYKNSLSSSSPFSQINISSPSKQTRVPPGFENEHPRRLSGSLDSFGHKNEPYIPETATQTAITTTTSYSIAPTTTVQDTIAKITDPATLFSKLDLNDQPQESSEKTLSPFATIFGVNKEPSTGPTDSKHLEETTSQTVSYFGLHPIKLEGGDAASVFADKPPAADTLPDPLSFFSSKEEPKEDTDNGFNRLASYFTSPTKTDPAKSFFELSQSQNHYRHVSNQDGERIFNLNQTRNNIPTSNLINDLTSCENIINRDQIVRTVNYFTVEYDSNININKIKITVPNYCKERLDTIVHNDLGDGGVEENCNDDAIDVVKSCNNCCNITNDDKLYREVMDNSNNDKGSADMNQPERRESGSDKRKVSVTLGNNEEASEGVAMLKENRAAQDYIPVRHHWFYRVDLESKSTWRGFSLTDSKALEEAFHSPTLNENTLVATDGGRYDVNIIGRLRLAVYWSDKPSNVMRCSWFYKGNTDARYVPYSEHIAEKLEEEYRHGVTTGEWHRRLVLPNNELVVMHGPSVMVHLLQTSADGFNSAAQSAMRPRVVRRGWDESEIEDTEPSNIDHLLLLCHGVGSACDMRFRSVEEVVDDFRATSLQLLQSHYRNSYDNGVVNRVEVLPISWHSSLHSGETGVDRRLAEITLESIPRLRNFTNDTVLDVLFYTSPLYCQTIVNTVCAELNRIYRLFKSRNPNYRGTVSLGGHSLGSVILYDLLCHQNNSGRSPAKSMVGGGTGADISPAVRYPALEFSPAALYALGSPIAMFECIRGVDSLGDKFCLPTCNHFFNIFHPYDPIAYRIEPLINRQLKDVKPSLIPHHKGRKRMHLELKDTMARVGADLKQKLIESLKATWTSVWKTTPPIDGQLEKVVEEEMEKDQECKEETTQEEVTPELLGRLNSGRRVDYVLQEAPFEMINEYLFAMSSHVCYWESEDTMLLILREIYDSLGVPPDCSVPQNSMSVQRSRSALKDDASTEESATEPSTSRGST, encoded by the exons ATCAATCGACTGGGCCCCAAAACCGTTCCCTGGGGAACACCGAACCAAACGTAACAAATATCGTATCGGCGGACGTAAATTCTAATACCGTTCCATCTAACCGTACAGTAAATCCGAGCACCACGCCAAACCTTCCTGGCACAAAACAAGATGATAGCCACTCCAAAATCAAATATCCTCCTACAACAATGTCCAAGGCCACGTCAAAGTCTGAAGACGATTTCGACGTCAATGAGTATTTTGCTAGGCTTCAAGGAACTAAATACGTAAGCGCTCCCATAAACAGTCTTCTGAAAGAAGACAACAATGCTAATCTCGAGACAACTGACGAGAATTTAGAAGAGATAAACCTCAATGAGCCTGACAAAATTCAGCTTGAAGTCCAGCAAAGCTTGACGGCTGACATAGCTCAGAACTTCTCTCAGCTACCGACTGTTTTGCCTCAAGTTGCTAGTGCGGTGTTTAGTTCATTCTCAAATATGCTGAGTATGAAGAGAGAGCCAACATATGAGGAGCTGAAGTCGAGTCCTGGGTATCAGGTGCCTAGTCAAAGACAAGAGATCAACGTACCATTAATGGGAGTTGATGAACCTGTCAAAGACGTGGCGCCTCCACCGAAGGAGCCTCCGATTGGTG GTACATCGAACTATCGGAtaactacaaaaaagaaagcCTACGCGCAAATACCAGGATTGAGCTCCAAAGATAACACCCAAATCAATGCATTACCACCAAGTCATACTATTCCATCATATATGACACCAAATCCAAATATCACTGATATTCGTAGTCAGCCAGGAGTTGGAGATGATAAGTTTAGAACGGAAGACGCAATGTTTGATCAATCAAAGCATAAGGATGTCGATGCGTTTAGTCCTGTATCTGATACAACTTATTCTCTTGAACAAAGTGTTCAGCCAACCCAGCCGATATATTATCCTCAAAGGGTGGAATCTGCATTTGAAAGTAATGCTCATCAAGCTTTTTCCAATATTCGACCAAATTATGATCCATTAAAGATTGATTCGGCTGAGCAAAAAGTATTTGACATATATAATGCTCCAGCTCCAATCACACAACCAAATACTGCGATTATTCCTCCACCACCAATGTTTTCTAATCTGCCTAGGAAGGACAATCAAACAGGAATAGGAAAGTCTATCTTACCGCCATCTGTTGCCAGACGCATTTCTGCAAATCAACCTGTAATAAAGCAACAAACATCACAAATTCCAATCGACACtggtaatatttttgtacctGCAATTGATAATActcaagaaaatattttaggaCGGACGCCCTCTATCGATCAATGTCAACAGAGAAAATTTGAACAAGCGATTCATCAGCCGCCGTCCTTTTCTACAGGAAAGTTTCAATCAGGAGGTGAAATACAAGAAAATATGTCTACATTCCTATCAAGCTCAAACCAATCTATTTCTACAATATTACCTCCTTCGTCTACAAAACTGGCTTCAGAAAAAGACCGAGAAATTGGATTTCAAACAACAAATGTACCGCCAGCAACCGCTTCTACACCAAATGTTTCTAACGAGGCATCTTTTCCAGTTAACTTACCTCCACCATCGACAAAGTTAGCAGCTCCACCATCGATATCAGCGTCGAATATATTTAGAATTACGTCACAGCCAACAACGTTACCACCGCCgcctacaaatatttttacaccaATAATCACTACAGAGGATTCTCAATCAGCATCATTATTTACTTCAGCGTCTGTTACTTCAAATGCTTTTCTTAAACCAGAAACTAAAATGTCTTATGACAAGTTGGAATCGAAAATACCACCAGTTAATATATTCCAATCCACTCCAAATTCAATAAACAACGCACCACCAACTTTGACAACACAACCTTCATTGGCTCCGATAAGTACAAACGTTGTTCCCGTATTGACAAATAAGCcaccaatagaaataaataagaaagccATGGAATCACAGTTTCCTTCTCCGCCAACATTCTTCAGTCAGAATACTACGCACATGCAAAGTAATGCAGTTTTTGCACCTCAACAAAACGATAATCCACTATTAGCACCTGCTTCAGAGCCTCCTAAACCGATACCTGAACCTCCAAAACTATCTGGAAATTTGAATTATCGGTTGACAAAGAAAAGGCCTCAGTATTATTCCGGCCCAATAGAGGGTGTTGGTTCTATTAGTAATAATGTTAAACCTGTATTACCTACAGCCAACCCTGGAAATTTCCATGGTGCTCTATTCACACCTACTCAAATTCAAGATCAAGAATTAGTGGTTCCTAACATTGAACAATCTAATTTACCACAAACATATCCTTCATTTGATATAAGTAATCCAATGGTACAACCTTTTGAAGCTAGTTACAGCACTGCTTTTGACTTAAGCAGACAAACCACTGATAGTTATGAACCACCAAAAGAAGAAACCAAAGGATTTGGTATTATTGGTTCACTGAAATCTAAACTTGGTTCATTAGATATTAATAAGATACAAAATAGTGTAACAACTTTTTTCGACCCCTCTTATAATAATTCTAAACAGGAAAATGACTCGgacaagtttattaataaatcttatGAACATCAGTTTAACCCGTCAGTTTATGGTCAAAAGGATAATTTAGGGATATGTATAGATCCAAGTCCACATATATATCCTCAGTACAGTGATCAGATAAATTATCAGAATCAACAGTATAACTACGGGGAGAATAAGCagtattataataatcaaGAGTATTACTACCAAAATCAGAGTCAAATGTATCCAAGTTGTACCGATTTTACACAATTGCATGCTCAAAACACCCATGAAACATCAGTATTTGCAAATACGGGCAATGTGGTTGAAACGGGTAATATTTACCATGAAAGTACGGAAACTAATGCATTTGGAGAATCAAGGAATATAGTTGATGCTCAAGTTTTTACGGAAACTTATTTAGAAGATATGGAGGAAAGACATTACATTTTAAGCGCCAATAGCTCAGGTCAAGCTCTTATTCAAAGTGTTAACAGAGGTGAAACTGATTTACATGCTAAAGAGCATTTTGATATATCACCGTCGATACCAGATCTGATCCCAAAAGTGGGGGAAATAGATTTACATTCTAATGTAGTAACTTCAGAGGGAGATATCAaagaagataaattaataagagAAAAAGGTTTCACAGATTTACACAGGAATGAAGTTCCTTTGACTGAATCCCAAGTAAATGATGACACTCTAGAGCAATCTACCTGTATCCCACTAAGtcttataaatacattttctagTTCAAGATCAAGTGAGAAAAAAGATTTGACTGCAATGAAGGAAACTATTGCAATTTTGAAATCGGCTCCTAACAAAATTATAGAAACTGATTCAAATAATTCTGTAAATCGTCAAGAGTCCGAAAGCGTAAAGTTAGAAAACGCTTTTGCAAATTATACCTTCGATACTGATAGTAATGACAAGGATTTCTTTAACTCGCCAAAGGAACAAGATTTGAAAAAGGATCCAAGTATTGAGAAAAAAAGTTCAAACGTATCAGTCCCGTTGTTTGATTTATCTTCTATGATTGCTGGCAAACTTGAGGACTCCCAACGTGAATATTCTCAAAATGATAGTAATGTATTTGATCGGGAAGCAAGTGTAAGTTTCAGTGAAAATGATCTAGAAAATAAACCTCTTCTTGAAGACAGTCAAGAAGAAGACAGTATttctgattttaatatttgtgaaaCTTGTAGAGAAGTAAACAGGCCTGAGATTGAAGATGAAAAGGAAGATTTAACAGCgcaattaattgaaaatatcatAGCGCCTATACAGCTGTCAAATCCAGTTGAAGTACCTTTAACAGAAATCAATACTCCTGTAGACGATGGAATAATTTTTGACTCTGATCAATGTGCTGAAATTTCTCACATAATTGAAGACACAATTGAAACTATTCAGGGACAGTCAGCCACAAAACTCTTAGATAACGATAGTGCAGAACAAAATACTAGAAGTTATGGTTGGAATGTAGATGAATCTAGTACAACACCTAAAGATGTGCTTGACCACGATTACTCATTTCAAATGAATACAAATGCAATTGGTTTTTTCGGTGATAATTCtatgttttttgaaaatattccaTGTAATGCTAGCGATGAAATTAAGGCTGAATTCAAAAATTCTCAAGACGAAACAAGTTCACCCATTATTCCACCCCGACAATTAAGTATACCAACGGCGTCTTCAGTTCCAGTGCcagatgatgatgattcaaAATCCGATGAAACTGGTTTAGATGTACATTCTATAGAACAGGATGCAAAAAATGATTTCCCTCTATATGAAGAATTTGTGATTGACCCTTCGGAAACagatgatgataaaattgaaataaaggaACGTGAAAGAAGCTCAGATGATCCAATCCCTGATGTGGACACGTTTACTAACAGGATAgagagatttaaaaaaatggaagaaagtagtgaaaatattgatgaaatgTTTGGTGTGCAGaagaaaatagaaattataacTTCTACAAGTCCAGCTATAACTATAGCTTCGTATTTCGATACTGGTAACTATGCGGCCGAAACGCATTATAAGAACTCTTTATCGTCATCTTCACCCTTCagccaaataaatataagttccCCAAGTAAGCAAACACGCGTCCCGCCTGGCTTTGAAAATGAACATCCGAGAAGATTAAGTGGATCTTTAGATTCATTTGGACACAAAAATGAACCTTATATACCAGAAACGGCAACTCAAACTGCAATAACAACAACGACATCTTACAGCATTGCTCCAACAACCACTGTGCAAGACACAATTGCCAAGATAACGGATCCTGCGACATTGTTTTCAAAACTTGATTTAAATGATCAGCCACAAGAATCATCGGAGAAGACTTTATCTCCTTTCGCGACTATTTTTGGCGTGAATAAAGAACCTTCTACAGGGCCCACCGACTCTAAACATTTAGAAGAGACAACATCACAAACAGTATCATATTTCGGTTTACACCCAATCAAATTGGAAGGAGGTGACGCAGCATCAGTATTTGCCGATAAACCTCCAGCAGCTGATACATTACCCGATCCTTTAAGCTTCTTTTCCTCCAAAGAAGAACCTAAAGAAGACACGGATAACGGATTCAACAGACTAGCTAGTTACTTTACGTCACCAACAAAAACAGATCCAGCGAAGTCTTTTTTTGAGTTAAGCCAAAGTCAAAACCATTACAGACACGTCTCGAACCAGGATGGCGaacgaatatttaatttaaatcaaactCGTAATAACATTCCAACTAGCAAcctaataaatgatttaactTCGTGCGAAAACATTATTAACAGAGACCAAATAGTTAGAACAGTGAATTATTTCACCGTAGAATACgatagtaatattaatataaataaaattaaaataacagtgCCTAATTATTGTAAAGAGAGATTAGACACGATTGTACATAACGATTTAGGCGATGGAGGGGTAGAGGAAAATTGTAACGATGACGCAATCGATGTAGTGAAAAGTTGTAATAATTGCTGTAACATTACAAATGACGATAAATTGTATAGGGAAGTAATGGATAATAGTAATAACGATAAAGGTAGTGCCGACATGAATCAACCGGAGCGTAGAGAGAGTGGAAGCGATAAAAGAAAAGTTTCGGTGACGCTCGGCAATAATGAAGAAGCAAGTGAAGGTGTTGCCATGCTCAAAGag aaTCGTGCCGCACAAGACTACATACCCGTCCGCCACCACTGGTTCTACCGTGTGGATCTGGAGTCCAAGTCGACGTGGAGAGGATTCTCCTTGACCGACTCCAAGGCCCTGGAGGAGGCGTTCCACAGTC CAACGTTGAACGAAAATACTCTGGTGGCGACCGATGGGGGTAGATATGATGTGAATATCATCGGTAGGCTGAGGCTGGCTGTGTACTGGTCGGATAAGCCGAGTAATGTTATGAG atGCAGTTGGTTTTACAAAGGGAACACGGACGCTCGTTATGTGCCATATTCAGAACACATTGCTGAGAAACTTGAG GAGGAATACCGCCACGGCGTTACCACTGGGGAATGGCACCGGCGGCTGGTGCTGCCCAACAACGAGCTGGTGGTGATGCACGGCCCCTCTGTGATGGTGCACCTTCTGCAGACCAGCGCGGACGGGTTCAATTCCGCTGCG CAATCGGCCATGCGCCCGCGCGTCGTCCGTCGCGGATGGGACGAGTCCGAAATAGAAGACACCGAACCTTCGAACATAGACCACCTCCTACTCCTGTGTCATGGCGTCGGATCCGCTTGTGATATGCGCTTCCGGTCTGTAGAGGAAGTCG TGGACGATTTCCGAGCGACAAGTCTTCAGTTGCTGCAGTCTCATTACAGAAATTCGTACGACAACGGAGTCGTGAACAGAGTTGAg GTGCTGCCAATATCGTGGCACTCGAGCCTTCACTCGGGCGAGACGGGCGTGGACCGCCGCCTCGCCGAGATCACGCTGGAGAGCATACCGAGGTTGAGGAACTTCACGAATGACACAGTACTGGACGTACTGTTTTATACCAGCCCGTTGTATTGTCAG ACAATAGTGAACACTGTGTGCGCGGAATTGAACCGCATATACCGTCTGTTCAAATCGCGCAACCCCAACTACCGGGGCACCGTCTCCCTCGGCGGGCATTCCTTAGGCAGCGTTATATTGTACGACCTGCTGTGTCATCAGAACAAC TCGGGCCGGAGCCCCGCGAAGAGCATGGTGGGCGGCGGCACGGGCGCGGACATCTCGCCGGCCGTGCGCTACCCCGCGCTGGAGTTCAGCCCCGCCGCCTTGTACGCGCTGGGGAGCCCTATCG CGATGTTCGAGTGTATACGAGGCGTCGACTCGCTGGGCGATAAGTTCTGTCTGCCGACTTGCAACCACTTCTTCAACATATTCCATCCTTACGACCCAATAGCTTATAG AATCGAACCTCTCATCAATCGACAGCTGAAAGATGTGAAACCGTCTTTGATACCGCACCACAAGGGTCGCAAGCGCATGCATTTGG AGCTCAAAGACACCATGGCAAGAGTGGGCGCTGATCTGAAGCAGAAGCTGATTGAGTCCCTGAAGGCGACGTGGACCAGCGTGTGGAAGACCACGCCGCCCATCGACGGGCAGCTGGAGAAG GTCGTCGAAGAGGAAATGGAGAAGGACCAAGAATGTAAAGAAGAAACCACTCAGGAGGAG gTAACCCCAGAACTGCTCGGCCGCTTGAACTCTGGCCGGCGGGTAGACTATGTACTTCAAGAGGCACCATTCGAAATGATAAACGAGTATTTGTTCGCCATGAGCAGCCATGTTTGTTATTG GGAGTCTGAAGACACGATGCTCCTCATACTCCGCGAGATATACGACTCCCTGGGCGTCCCACCCGACTGCAGCGTGCCTCAGAACAGCATGAGCGTGCAGAGGAGCAGGAGTGCGCTCAAG GACGATGCCTCAACGGAAGAAAGTGCGACCGAGCCCTCGACGAGCCGCGGCAGCACTTGA